The Ciceribacter thiooxidans genome window below encodes:
- a CDS encoding glycoside hydrolase family 26 protein, which produces MKTLKQKALAATAMVLLLVGASVPISQAQNAGGMVGNAVQSIMDKRPIVHPNGLTFGAYDPHGDFAEQKDLGIEGLFLPWEDVDLESLRAADGYALARGRTLLITIEPWSWDVNWRLTSGQLRTKILNGEYDTNMRTIAAIIGEMKSPVIVRWGQEMEDTSGRFSWAGWDPQSYLTAYHRMMDIVRKEAPQAKLMWSPKGLPNLKSYYPGDDYADYVGLSVFGLEGYDEREYGAPQSFTQRLQQGYDLVQGYGKPVWVAELGYEGGDSYLRSWMQDVTVKRPEFPKLEAVVYFNDKEVHPWPYELGRPNWRVVREPTVN; this is translated from the coding sequence ATGAAAACGCTGAAACAGAAAGCACTCGCAGCAACCGCCATGGTGCTGCTGCTGGTCGGCGCATCCGTTCCGATAAGCCAGGCCCAGAACGCCGGCGGGATGGTAGGAAATGCCGTGCAGTCCATCATGGACAAGCGGCCGATCGTTCATCCCAATGGGCTGACCTTCGGCGCCTACGATCCCCACGGCGACTTCGCCGAACAGAAGGATCTCGGCATCGAAGGCCTCTTCCTGCCCTGGGAAGACGTCGATCTCGAATCGCTGAGGGCGGCTGACGGCTATGCGCTGGCGAGAGGTCGCACGCTGCTGATCACCATCGAACCGTGGTCCTGGGACGTCAACTGGCGACTGACCTCTGGCCAGCTGCGTACCAAGATCCTCAACGGCGAGTATGACACCAACATGCGCACCATCGCCGCGATCATCGGAGAGATGAAGAGTCCGGTAATTGTCCGCTGGGGACAGGAAATGGAAGATACCTCCGGTCGCTTCTCCTGGGCCGGGTGGGACCCGCAGTCCTATCTCACCGCCTATCACCGGATGATGGACATCGTCCGCAAGGAAGCGCCGCAGGCGAAACTCATGTGGTCGCCGAAGGGCTTGCCCAACCTGAAAAGCTACTATCCGGGTGACGACTATGCCGACTACGTAGGGCTCTCCGTCTTCGGGCTGGAGGGATATGACGAACGCGAATACGGCGCCCCGCAGTCCTTCACGCAGCGCTTGCAGCAGGGTTACGACCTCGTCCAGGGCTATGGAAAGCCGGTCTGGGTCGCCGAGCTCGGCTATGAGGGCGGAGACAGCTATCTGCGCTCTTGGATGCAGGATGTGACGGTCAAGCGTCCGGAGTTCCCGAAGCTCGAGGCGGTCGTCTACTTCAACGACAAGGAAGTTCATCCCTGGCCGTACGAACTCGGACGTCCGAACTGGCGTGTCGTGCGCGAGCCGACCGTCAACTAG
- a CDS encoding DUF4142 domain-containing protein: MKTPTLIFALLLCGNAALAQDNTVEQSTETFVSKAATANLFEVEAGKLALQRGKDPKAQEFAQQMVTDHQAAGSKLQEVATADGVTLPQELDDEHKKKLDALKTASDADFDQAYLSTQLTGHQQTVALFDDYAQHGPKGEVRDTAEALLPTLRMHLSHIEELTDK, translated from the coding sequence ATGAAAACACCAACTCTGATCTTCGCATTGCTTCTGTGCGGCAACGCCGCGCTGGCCCAGGACAACACCGTCGAGCAGTCGACCGAGACCTTCGTATCCAAGGCGGCCACGGCCAACCTCTTCGAGGTCGAGGCCGGCAAGCTTGCGCTCCAACGCGGCAAGGATCCGAAGGCACAGGAATTCGCCCAGCAGATGGTCACCGACCACCAGGCGGCGGGTTCGAAACTGCAGGAGGTCGCGACCGCCGACGGCGTCACGCTTCCACAGGAGCTCGACGACGAACACAAAAAGAAGCTCGACGCATTGAAAACGGCATCGGACGCCGACTTCGACCAGGCCTATCTCTCGACCCAACTGACCGGTCACCAGCAGACGGTAGCGCTCTTCGACGACTATGCGCAGCACGGTCCGAAGGGAGAGGTCCGCGATACCGCGGAAGCACTGCTGCCGACGTTGCGCATGCATCTGTCACACATCGAGGAGCTCACGGACAAGTAG
- a CDS encoding YbhB/YbcL family Raf kinase inhibitor-like protein, producing MPLTLISPAFADGERIPDKHARRGENIMPPLKWSGVPEGTRGFVLIIEDPDAPSGTFHHLGMFNIPADWVSLQESADTAPGGRPRFVANDFGHARYDGPQPPAGHGVHRYFFRLAALDIPTLSPLSTVKVGDLWREAKKHALAEASLMGTYETAG from the coding sequence ATGCCTCTCACCCTGATCAGTCCTGCCTTTGCCGACGGCGAGAGAATCCCCGACAAACATGCCCGCCGCGGCGAAAACATCATGCCGCCGCTGAAATGGAGCGGGGTGCCGGAAGGAACGCGCGGCTTTGTACTGATCATCGAAGACCCGGATGCCCCGAGCGGCACCTTCCATCATCTTGGCATGTTCAACATTCCGGCTGACTGGGTTTCCCTGCAGGAGAGCGCCGACACCGCACCCGGCGGCAGGCCGCGCTTCGTCGCCAACGACTTCGGCCATGCCCGCTATGACGGGCCGCAGCCGCCGGCAGGCCACGGTGTCCATCGCTATTTCTTCCGGCTGGCAGCGCTCGACATCCCGACGCTCTCGCCGTTGAGCACCGTGAAGGTCGGCGATCTCTGGCGGGAGGCCAAGAAGCACGCGCTCGCCGAGGCGAGCCTGATGGGCACCTATGAGACGGCCGGCTGA
- a CDS encoding FAD:protein FMN transferase, with product MSKMSTDTVAANAPRRHVLNGTTMGTRYSAIFYGPDRIDPALPASLFSAVDAVDRQMSNWKSDSDLSRLNRAAVGEWVEVPSEMFEVLKMALHIGKLSGGAFDIGVGDAVNAWGFGPDGRQATDAVSAPASGQRPDVGEVLELDAAGSRVRKLVPATLDLCGIAKGFCVDEMARCLDRFGITSYLVGIDGEMRARGEKPGRESWSVAVERPDRQNRDILGVMTLENGAIATSGDYRHFAEVNGETVSHTIDPSKGRPVTSPVASVTVLARTCMEADALATALMVLGEKKGVAFALSRQLDALFVLRKDGKLSEIGLGRFGGA from the coding sequence ATGTCGAAGATGTCTACTGACACGGTCGCGGCGAACGCACCGCGCCGCCATGTCCTGAACGGCACGACCATGGGAACGCGGTATTCGGCGATCTTCTACGGTCCGGACCGCATTGACCCGGCCTTGCCCGCATCGCTGTTTTCGGCGGTCGATGCCGTCGACCGGCAAATGTCGAACTGGAAGTCGGACTCCGACCTCTCGCGCCTCAACCGCGCAGCGGTCGGCGAATGGGTCGAGGTGCCGTCCGAGATGTTCGAGGTCCTGAAGATGGCGCTGCATATCGGCAAGCTCTCCGGCGGCGCCTTCGACATCGGCGTCGGCGACGCCGTCAACGCCTGGGGCTTCGGCCCCGACGGACGGCAGGCAACCGATGCGGTCTCGGCACCAGCCTCCGGCCAGCGGCCGGACGTCGGCGAGGTACTGGAGCTCGATGCCGCTGGCTCGCGTGTGCGCAAGCTCGTGCCGGCCACGCTCGATCTCTGCGGTATCGCCAAGGGCTTCTGCGTCGACGAGATGGCGCGCTGCCTCGATCGCTTCGGTATCACCTCCTATCTCGTCGGCATCGACGGCGAGATGCGGGCGCGCGGCGAAAAGCCGGGGCGCGAATCCTGGTCGGTCGCCGTCGAACGGCCCGACCGGCAAAACCGCGATATCCTCGGCGTGATGACGCTGGAAAATGGCGCGATAGCGACCTCAGGCGACTACCGTCACTTCGCCGAGGTGAACGGCGAGACGGTCTCGCACACCATCGATCCGTCGAAGGGCCGGCCGGTGACGAGCCCCGTTGCCTCCGTCACCGTGCTCGCCCGCACCTGCATGGAAGCCGATGCGCTGGCGACTGCGCTGATGGTGCTCGGCGAGAAGAAGGGCGTCGCATTCGCCCTTTCCCGTCAGCTCGACGCACTCTTCGTGCTGCGCAAGGACGGCAAACTCTCCGAGATCGGCCTCGGCCGTTTCGGCGGCGCCTGA
- a CDS encoding PepSY domain-containing protein: MLRHLHSLPGLIVTLLVTVIAATGAMLAVLPAWEQARSAGAPAGISVAGLAEAVAEKYPGVERIERKPSGAVVVYYFNGDVPGADVVDPKTGDKIGPYAPSDFARTVTQLHRSFFAGNAGRVAAGVGAAAMLLLSLTGIMLLASRLGGWRKLFSPIRGDGIRRWHAELGRLALPGLAVSALTGLYMSLATFGMIPDGSDAEPDFPDAVAGAQAMAIGDIAPFKATSIADLRELRFPYQGDLNDAFTLTTSAGKGYVDQATGELLNYMPNGMVKTVSETIFMLHTGQGLWWFALLLGPSALAVPFFAATGVLIWWRRRAASPKIAHNHSAQSADTVILVGSEGNTTWGFAKTLHEALTAAGHKVHTGAMNDLAKTYKHAERMFVLAATYGDGAAPASARQFLDKLEAIPTAPAFPVAVLGFGDRQFPSFCGFARAVEEALVAKGWRQLAPFATIDRQSAQEFARWGEEIGQRVGTPLSLVHVAARPKTARLMLVDRIDYGTEVQAPTSVLRFAAAEGKRKGLLARLLRPSLPRFHAGDLVGILPPGSDLPRFYSLASSARDGVLEICVRKQPGGLCSGYLHGLRPGDAIEAFVKPNPAFRPRRGKEPLILIGAGTGIGPLTGFIRNNSGRRPIHLYFGGRNPNSDFLYREDLRAWLTDRRLSGVRTAFSRSEERAYVQHKLAADADVLRHMISRGAQVMVCGGRDMAQGVVVALEKVLHPLGLDVGTLKEQGLYVEDVY; this comes from the coding sequence ATGCTCCGCCACCTCCATTCCCTTCCGGGCCTGATCGTCACCCTCCTCGTCACCGTCATCGCGGCGACAGGCGCGATGCTGGCCGTCCTTCCCGCATGGGAGCAAGCCCGGTCTGCCGGCGCACCGGCCGGGATCAGCGTCGCCGGTCTCGCCGAGGCGGTGGCGGAGAAATATCCGGGCGTCGAGCGCATCGAACGCAAGCCCTCCGGCGCGGTCGTCGTCTATTATTTCAATGGCGATGTCCCGGGCGCCGATGTCGTCGACCCGAAGACCGGCGACAAGATCGGGCCCTACGCGCCGTCGGATTTCGCGCGGACCGTGACCCAGCTGCACCGCAGCTTCTTTGCCGGCAATGCCGGCCGCGTGGCCGCCGGCGTCGGTGCCGCGGCGATGCTCCTCCTGAGCCTCACCGGCATCATGCTTCTTGCAAGCCGCCTCGGCGGCTGGCGCAAGCTCTTTTCCCCGATCCGCGGCGACGGCATCCGGCGCTGGCATGCCGAGCTCGGCCGCCTCGCCCTCCCCGGCCTCGCCGTGTCGGCCCTGACCGGCCTCTATATGTCGCTCGCGACCTTCGGCATGATCCCCGACGGTTCCGACGCGGAACCGGATTTCCCCGACGCCGTCGCCGGCGCGCAAGCCATGGCGATCGGCGACATCGCACCCTTCAAGGCGACCAGCATCGCCGATCTGCGGGAGCTGCGCTTTCCCTATCAGGGAGACCTGAACGACGCCTTCACGCTGACGACGTCCGCCGGCAAGGGCTATGTCGACCAGGCGACCGGCGAACTCCTGAACTACATGCCGAACGGCATGGTGAAGACTGTCTCCGAGACCATTTTCATGCTGCACACGGGTCAGGGCCTGTGGTGGTTCGCCCTGCTCCTCGGCCCCTCGGCGCTCGCCGTTCCCTTCTTCGCCGCGACGGGCGTTCTGATCTGGTGGCGGCGGCGTGCCGCAAGCCCGAAGATCGCCCATAATCACAGCGCACAGTCGGCCGATACGGTGATCCTGGTCGGCAGCGAGGGCAACACCACCTGGGGCTTCGCCAAGACCCTGCACGAGGCGCTCACCGCCGCCGGCCACAAGGTCCACACCGGCGCGATGAACGACCTTGCCAAGACCTACAAACACGCAGAGCGGATGTTCGTTCTCGCCGCCACCTATGGCGATGGTGCAGCACCCGCCTCGGCCCGCCAGTTCCTCGACAAGCTCGAGGCGATCCCGACGGCTCCGGCGTTTCCCGTCGCCGTTCTCGGCTTCGGCGACCGCCAGTTCCCCAGCTTCTGCGGTTTCGCCCGCGCGGTCGAGGAAGCGCTCGTCGCCAAAGGCTGGCGTCAGCTTGCGCCGTTCGCCACGATCGATCGCCAGTCGGCGCAGGAATTCGCCCGCTGGGGCGAGGAGATCGGCCAGCGCGTCGGCACCCCGCTCTCGCTCGTCCATGTCGCCGCCCGCCCGAAGACGGCGCGCCTGATGCTCGTCGACCGTATCGACTACGGCACCGAAGTGCAGGCACCGACATCCGTTCTCCGCTTTGCCGCAGCCGAGGGAAAGAGAAAAGGGCTTCTCGCCCGCCTCCTCCGCCCGTCTCTGCCGCGCTTCCATGCCGGCGACCTGGTCGGCATCCTCCCGCCCGGAAGCGATCTGCCGCGCTTCTATTCGCTCGCGAGTTCGGCGCGGGACGGCGTCTTGGAGATCTGCGTGCGCAAGCAGCCCGGCGGCCTCTGCTCCGGCTACCTGCATGGCCTGAGGCCCGGCGATGCCATCGAAGCCTTCGTCAAGCCGAACCCCGCCTTCCGCCCGCGCCGCGGCAAGGAGCCGCTGATCCTGATCGGCGCCGGCACCGGCATCGGTCCGCTGACCGGCTTCATCCGCAACAACAGCGGCCGGCGTCCAATCCACCTCTACTTCGGCGGACGCAACCCGAATTCCGACTTCCTCTACCGCGAGGATCTGCGGGCCTGGCTCACCGACCGCCGTCTCTCCGGTGTCCGGACCGCCTTCTCCCGCAGCGAGGAGCGCGCCTATGTCCAGCACAAGCTCGCGGCAGATGCCGACGTGCTGCGCCACATGATCTCCCGCGGTGCGCAGGTCATGGTCTGTGGCGGTCGCGACATGGCCCAGGGTGTCGTCGTGGCGCTGGAAAAGGTACTCCACCCCCTCGGACTCGATGTCGGGACCCTCAAGGAGCAAGGCCTCTATGTCGAAGATGTCTACTGA
- a CDS encoding DUF2271 domain-containing protein, with translation MNKIASALALATVVAAPAMAEARQVTFKTQLANYGGDGAYVVIYVTDASGQYAGTLWMAGGKSKYYRHLTDWRRLSGGNRSEIDGITGASVGSGQTLGITLDLADTLIDAGYEIHIDTAVEDMRENPSDVTVPLTSAGAGKPVKGRGYVKAFTYDM, from the coding sequence ATGAACAAGATTGCATCTGCGCTCGCGCTCGCCACCGTCGTCGCGGCTCCCGCCATGGCGGAGGCCCGCCAGGTCACCTTCAAGACCCAACTCGCCAATTACGGCGGCGACGGCGCCTATGTCGTCATCTACGTGACCGACGCCTCCGGGCAATATGCCGGCACGCTGTGGATGGCCGGCGGCAAGTCCAAATACTACCGCCACCTGACCGACTGGCGCCGGCTGAGCGGCGGCAACCGCTCCGAGATCGACGGCATCACCGGCGCGAGCGTCGGCAGCGGCCAGACGCTCGGGATCACGCTCGATCTCGCCGACACGCTGATCGATGCCGGCTACGAGATCCACATCGACACTGCCGTCGAGGACATGCGCGAAAATCCCTCCGACGTGACCGTACCGCTGACCTCAGCCGGAGCCGGCAAGCCCGTCAAGGGCCGCGGCTACGTGAAAGCCTTCACCTACGACATGTAA
- a CDS encoding PepSY domain-containing protein, with amino-acid sequence MKYQALAAALLYAGLGGIALADDDCDVPMADWQPRNVIQKMAEERGWTVRKIRTDDGCYQIFATDASGRQIEVKVNPSTLEIVEMEDESFRDHKRERHDGDREEEDDDHDNRRGTAASDVAPMPIKATPPANGLFKNGARPKVIIQ; translated from the coding sequence ATGAAATATCAAGCCCTTGCAGCCGCCCTGCTCTATGCCGGTCTCGGCGGCATCGCGCTCGCAGACGACGACTGCGATGTGCCCATGGCCGACTGGCAGCCGCGCAACGTCATCCAGAAGATGGCGGAAGAGCGCGGCTGGACCGTTCGCAAGATCCGCACCGACGACGGTTGCTACCAGATCTTCGCAACTGACGCTTCCGGCCGGCAGATCGAGGTGAAGGTCAATCCCTCGACGCTGGAAATCGTGGAAATGGAAGACGAGAGCTTCCGCGACCACAAACGCGAGCGCCATGACGGCGATCGCGAAGAAGAGGACGACGATCACGATAACCGGCGCGGAACGGCAGCCAGTGACGTCGCTCCGATGCCGATCAAGGCGACGCCCCCGGCGAACGGGCTCTTCAAGAACGGCGCAAGACCGAAGGTCATCATCCAGTAA
- a CDS encoding response regulator transcription factor has product MRVLLVEDDGGLGAAVRDQIAADGHVVDWARRLDLAEDYLRTTGYDLILLDLMLPDGRGIPFLRARRGGGDVTPVIILTALDQISDRIEGLDAGADDYLVKPFDLSELSARVKAVARRYTGNPNPLVTIGELQVDLAARSVTRNGKPVPLTAREWVLFEAFLQHPGMLLSKPQLEERLYSFDDEIESNAIEVYVSRLRRKLGHDVIETVRGMGYRLRQS; this is encoded by the coding sequence GTGCGCGTGCTGCTGGTGGAGGATGATGGTGGGTTGGGGGCTGCTGTGCGCGACCAGATTGCCGCGGACGGACATGTCGTCGACTGGGCGCGGCGCCTCGATCTCGCGGAGGACTACCTGCGCACGACCGGCTACGACCTCATCCTGCTCGACCTGATGCTGCCGGACGGCCGGGGCATTCCCTTCCTGCGCGCACGGCGGGGCGGGGGCGACGTGACGCCGGTCATCATCCTGACCGCACTCGACCAGATTTCGGACCGTATTGAAGGACTGGATGCCGGCGCCGACGACTATCTGGTGAAACCCTTCGACCTCAGCGAGCTCTCGGCGCGCGTGAAGGCGGTGGCGCGCCGCTATACTGGAAACCCCAATCCGCTCGTCACCATCGGTGAGCTGCAAGTGGATCTCGCCGCCCGCAGCGTGACCCGCAACGGCAAGCCCGTGCCGCTGACGGCCCGCGAGTGGGTGCTCTTCGAGGCCTTCCTCCAGCATCCCGGCATGCTGCTCTCCAAGCCGCAGCTCGAGGAGCGTCTCTATTCCTTCGACGACGAGATCGAAAGCAATGCGATCGAGGTCTATGTGAGCCGTCTGCGGCGCAAGCTCGGGCATGACGTGATCGAGACCGTGCGCGGCATGGGCTACCGGTTGCGTCAGTCATGA
- a CDS encoding ATP-binding protein yields the protein MRKRASLQRHLSLGLAIGVSVMWIAATAAAALIVRAELDEVFDSAMQETAQRILPLAVIDIISQGEERPPQRILTIRKHDEHLNYVVRDEKGNVLMRSHDAELAIFPPFEKTGFATTETHRLYSEAAVRGTVTITIAEPLGDRRKATLDAAMALALPLGALIPASFVGVWWLVRRSMRPVHVFGDQIERRGSGDLTPVDTASLPREITPIADGVNRLMERLRRALEAERTFTANSAHELRTPIAAALAQTQRLVAEAPRGPLQDRARDIEGALHSLARLGEKLMQLAKAEGGGLIAAKPHNLVPILSLVANDFTRTAATADRLDLSLPKEPVMSRMDADVFAILARNLIENGLKHAPAGTRVAVSLTSERVFSVSNAGSSVAPEVLKTLTRRFARGETSTDGTGLGLAIAESISAGAGARLELLSPASGREDGFEARVYLDAGQA from the coding sequence ATGAGGAAGAGGGCGAGCCTTCAACGGCATCTCTCGCTCGGACTCGCGATCGGCGTGAGTGTGATGTGGATCGCGGCGACGGCGGCGGCCGCGCTCATCGTGCGTGCGGAGCTCGACGAGGTTTTCGACAGCGCAATGCAGGAAACCGCCCAGCGGATCCTGCCGCTCGCGGTGATCGATATCATCAGCCAGGGCGAGGAACGCCCGCCGCAGCGCATTCTCACGATCCGCAAGCACGACGAACACCTGAACTACGTCGTGCGCGACGAGAAGGGCAACGTCCTGATGCGCTCCCACGACGCGGAGCTCGCGATCTTCCCGCCCTTCGAGAAGACCGGCTTCGCGACCACCGAGACGCACCGCCTCTACTCCGAAGCCGCGGTGCGCGGTACCGTCACCATCACCATCGCCGAGCCGCTCGGCGACCGGCGCAAGGCGACGCTCGATGCGGCCATGGCGCTCGCCCTGCCGCTCGGCGCCCTGATTCCGGCAAGCTTCGTCGGCGTATGGTGGCTGGTCCGGCGCAGCATGCGGCCCGTTCATGTCTTCGGCGACCAGATCGAACGGCGCGGCAGCGGCGATCTAACCCCCGTCGACACGGCCTCGCTGCCGCGCGAGATCACTCCCATCGCGGACGGCGTCAACCGGCTGATGGAGCGGTTGCGGCGGGCGCTCGAGGCGGAGCGGACCTTTACCGCAAACAGCGCACACGAATTGCGCACGCCGATCGCCGCCGCACTCGCACAGACCCAGCGGCTCGTGGCCGAGGCGCCGCGCGGCCCGTTGCAGGACCGCGCGCGGGACATCGAAGGGGCGTTGCACTCGCTCGCGCGCCTCGGGGAGAAGCTGATGCAGCTCGCCAAGGCGGAGGGCGGCGGCCTTATCGCCGCCAAGCCCCACAACCTGGTGCCCATCCTCTCGCTCGTCGCCAACGATTTCACGCGGACGGCGGCGACCGCCGACCGGCTCGATCTCAGTTTGCCGAAGGAGCCGGTGATGTCGCGCATGGATGCGGATGTCTTCGCGATCCTTGCACGCAACCTCATCGAAAACGGCCTGAAACACGCCCCCGCCGGAACTCGCGTCGCGGTGTCGCTGACGTCGGAACGGGTGTTTTCCGTCAGCAATGCCGGGTCGTCGGTCGCCCCGGAAGTGCTGAAGACGCTGACGCGGCGTTTCGCGCGTGGCGAGACCTCCACCGACGGAACGGGGCTCGGGCTGGCGATCGCGGAATCGATTTCCGCCGGCGCCGGCGCGCGGCTCGAACTGCTCTCGCCGGCGAGCGGCCGGGAGGACGGGTTCGAGGCGAGGGTCTATCTTGACGCGGGCCAGGCATAG